A region from the Vicia villosa cultivar HV-30 ecotype Madison, WI linkage group LG3, Vvil1.0, whole genome shotgun sequence genome encodes:
- the LOC131656487 gene encoding agamous-like MADS-box protein AGL80, translated as MARKKVKLAFIENDTARKSTYKNREKGLLKKVDELATLCGVEACAIIYGPYEPQPEIWPSASGVQNVLSKFMTKSEFEQRKKMVNQESFLKERISKAEKQFEKQWKDNREKERTMFLFECLSAGNVVQKDMSVAGLNHLAWMIDQNLKEISRRIEADDRNSNTHQSENQIQMEQSLLLPLALPPPTMSNNEDIAMMSHGHLPPPPPPQPTAPNNDEIAMNNNDIMMNGGELEAIPFGYDANL; from the coding sequence ATGGCTAGAAAAAAGGTGAAGCTTGCTTTCATTGAGAATGATACCGCAAGAAAATCAACATACAAGAATCGAGAGAAGGGTTTACTGAAGAAGGTTGATGAACTAGCAACCCTTTGCGGTGTAGAGGCTTGTGCCATAATATATGGCCCCTACGAACCACAACCTGAAATCTGGCCATCGGCGTCCGGAGTACAAAATGTGCTTTCGAAATTCATGACAAAGTCTGAGTTCGAACAAAGAAAAAAGATGGTGAATCAGGAGAGTTTTCTGAAAGAAAGGATTTCGAAGGctgaaaagcaatttgaaaagCAATGGAAAGACaacagagagaaagagagaaccaTGTTCTTGTTTGAATGTCTCAGTGCTGGGAACGTGGTACAGAAGGATATGTCGGTGGCTGGTTTGAATCATCTTGCTTGGATGATTGATCAGAATCTTAAGGAGATTAGCAGAAGGATTGAAGCAGATGATAGAAACAGTAATACTCATCAAAGTGAAAATCAAATCCAAATGGAACAGTCACTGCTGCTACCATTGGCGCTGCCACCACCAACCATGTCCAATAATGAAGACATTGCAATGATGAGTCATGGCCATCTTCCACCACCACCGCCACCACAACCAACCGCGCCGAATAATGATGAAATTGCAATGAATAATAATGACATCATGATGAATGGTGGTGAACTTGAAGCAATTCCATTTGGTTATGATGCAAATCTTTAG